The following proteins are co-located in the Myxococcus fulvus genome:
- a CDS encoding FAD-dependent oxidoreductase, producing the protein MPVGERNEAVTVVGAGLVGSLLSVFLARRGHTVEVLERRPDMRREVIDAGRSINLAISTRGLYALKQVGLEEEALRHAIPMRGRMIHPPKGALMYQPYGKDDSQHINSLSRAWLNKFLMSAAEATGKVRIRFRQRVSSADLEQGVLTVVDEATGEERREEGRVVFGTDGSGSAVRQALEKVPGFESTAETLGHGYKELTIPPGPGGAFQMEKHALHIWPRGTYMLIALPNEDGSFTCTLFLPWKGPVSFESLDSPARLEAFFEEQFPDAKALIPDLTQAFFGRPTGSMVTVKCAPWNVGGKAVVMGDAAHAIVPFFGQGMNCGFEDCTVLEGLLGKSGDWETLFGELGRLRKTNADAIADMAVENFVEMRDSTGNPRFLLEKAVEKVLLNTFPGEFVSRYSMVSFSRVPYRLAYEVGAIAGGIVSDLSEGLTRAEDVDLERAKRLIHERLVPFMKEHADGFRTEG; encoded by the coding sequence ATGCCCGTGGGTGAGCGGAACGAGGCCGTCACGGTGGTGGGCGCGGGCCTGGTGGGCTCGCTGCTGTCCGTGTTCCTGGCGCGACGTGGGCACACCGTGGAGGTGCTGGAGCGTCGGCCGGACATGCGGCGCGAGGTCATCGACGCGGGGCGCTCCATCAACCTGGCCATCTCCACGCGCGGGCTGTACGCGCTGAAGCAGGTGGGGCTGGAGGAGGAGGCGCTGCGCCACGCGATTCCCATGCGGGGGCGGATGATTCATCCCCCGAAGGGCGCGCTGATGTACCAGCCCTATGGGAAGGATGACTCGCAGCACATCAACTCGCTGTCGCGCGCGTGGCTGAACAAGTTCCTGATGAGCGCGGCGGAGGCCACGGGCAAGGTGCGCATCCGCTTCAGGCAGCGGGTGTCGAGCGCGGACCTGGAGCAGGGCGTGCTCACGGTGGTGGACGAGGCCACGGGTGAGGAGCGCCGCGAGGAGGGCCGCGTGGTGTTCGGCACGGACGGCTCCGGCTCGGCGGTGCGGCAGGCGCTGGAGAAGGTGCCGGGGTTCGAGTCGACGGCGGAGACGCTGGGGCACGGGTACAAGGAGCTGACGATTCCCCCCGGGCCGGGCGGCGCGTTCCAGATGGAGAAGCACGCGCTGCACATCTGGCCGCGCGGCACGTACATGTTGATTGCGCTGCCGAACGAGGATGGCAGCTTCACGTGCACGTTGTTCCTGCCATGGAAGGGGCCGGTGAGCTTCGAGTCGCTGGACTCCCCTGCCCGGCTGGAGGCGTTCTTCGAGGAGCAGTTCCCGGACGCGAAGGCGCTCATCCCGGATTTGACGCAGGCGTTCTTCGGGCGGCCCACGGGCAGCATGGTGACGGTGAAGTGCGCGCCGTGGAACGTGGGCGGCAAGGCGGTGGTGATGGGCGATGCGGCGCACGCCATCGTCCCGTTCTTCGGTCAGGGGATGAACTGCGGCTTCGAGGACTGCACGGTGCTCGAGGGGCTGCTGGGCAAGAGTGGAGATTGGGAGACGCTGTTCGGAGAACTGGGGCGGCTGCGCAAGACGAACGCGGATGCCATCGCGGACATGGCGGTGGAGAACTTCGTCGAGATGCGCGACAGCACGGGCAACCCGCGCTTCCTGTTGGAGAAGGCGGTGGAGAAGGTGTTGCTCAACACCTTCCCGGGCGAGTTCGTCAGTCGGTATTCGATGGTGAGCTTCAGCCGGGTGCCGTACCGGCTGGCGTACGAGGTGGGGGCGATTGCCGGTGGCATCGTCTCGGACTTGTCCGAGGGGCTGACGCGCGCCGAGGACGTGGACCTGGAGCGGGCGAAGCGGCTCATCCACGAGCGGTTGGTGCCATTCATGAAGGAGCACGCGGATGGATTTCGGACTGAAGGGTAG
- the kynU gene encoding kynureninase: MTTYPYEDSQDFARKADAQDALGSYREQFHFPPGPDGKPVVYLAGNSLGLQPKNAARYVQEEMEDWARFGVEGHHHGRHPWLHYHELVTEQAARLVGAKPQEVVVMNTLTVNLHLMMVSFYRPTKERFKILVEGGAFPSDQYAVASQARFHGYDPREAVLELKPRAGEETLRTEDILATLEQHGHEVALVLLGSVNYLTGQAFDIPAITRAAHAKGCFVGFDLAHGAGNLKLSLHDDGPDFAVWCSYKYLNGGPGSLGGVFVHERHARSKDIPRFEGWWGHDKATRFQMGPHFDALPGAEGWQLSNPPILQLAALRASFELFDQAGMEALRAKSERLTGYLEFLLDKLPPGYVRITTPRDVKQRGAQLSLRFQGDAPSMLKRLADAGIICDFRKPDIIRAAPAPLYCSFTDVYRFVKTLEGHARG, from the coding sequence ATGACGACGTACCCCTACGAAGACTCCCAGGACTTCGCGCGCAAGGCCGACGCCCAGGACGCGCTTGGCTCCTACCGCGAGCAGTTCCACTTCCCGCCCGGCCCGGATGGCAAGCCGGTGGTGTACCTGGCGGGCAACTCGCTGGGGCTCCAGCCGAAGAACGCCGCGCGCTACGTGCAGGAGGAGATGGAGGACTGGGCCCGCTTCGGAGTGGAGGGCCACCACCACGGGCGCCACCCGTGGCTGCACTACCACGAGCTCGTCACGGAGCAGGCCGCTCGGCTGGTGGGCGCGAAGCCGCAGGAAGTGGTGGTGATGAACACCCTGACGGTGAACCTGCACCTGATGATGGTGTCGTTCTACCGACCCACGAAGGAGCGCTTCAAAATCCTGGTGGAGGGTGGCGCGTTCCCGTCGGACCAGTACGCGGTGGCCTCGCAGGCGCGCTTCCACGGGTATGACCCGCGCGAGGCGGTGCTGGAGCTCAAGCCGCGCGCGGGTGAGGAGACGCTGCGCACCGAGGACATCCTGGCGACGCTGGAGCAGCACGGCCACGAGGTGGCGCTGGTGCTGCTGGGCAGCGTGAACTACCTCACGGGCCAGGCGTTCGACATTCCGGCGATTACGCGCGCGGCGCACGCGAAGGGCTGCTTCGTCGGGTTCGACCTGGCGCACGGCGCGGGCAACTTGAAGCTGTCGCTGCACGACGACGGGCCGGACTTCGCGGTGTGGTGTTCGTACAAGTACCTCAACGGCGGACCTGGGAGCCTGGGTGGGGTGTTCGTGCACGAGCGGCATGCGCGCTCGAAGGACATCCCCCGGTTCGAGGGCTGGTGGGGACACGACAAGGCGACGCGCTTCCAGATGGGGCCACACTTCGACGCGCTGCCGGGCGCGGAGGGGTGGCAGTTGTCGAATCCGCCCATCCTCCAGCTGGCGGCGCTGCGCGCGTCGTTCGAGCTGTTCGACCAGGCGGGGATGGAGGCCCTGCGCGCCAAGAGCGAGCGGCTCACGGGGTATCTGGAGTTCCTGTTGGACAAGCTGCCGCCGGGCTACGTGCGCATCACCACGCCGCGCGACGTGAAGCAGCGGGGGGCGCAGCTGTCCCTGCGGTTCCAGGGCGACGCGCCGAGCATGCTCAAGCGGCTGGCGGACGCGGGCATCATCTGTGACTTCCGCAAGCCGGACATCATCCGCGCGGCGCCCGCGCCGCTGTACTGCTCGTTCACGGATGTGTACCGGTTCGTGAAGACGCTGGAGGGACATGCCCGTGGGTGA
- a CDS encoding amidohydrolase family protein, translating to MKVDIHTHLLPEKLPRFAERYGYGGFITLDHHAPCRARMLRDDGKFFREVESNCWDPVKRIEECDDVGVHVQVISTVPVMFSYWTQPEHGLDLSRFLNDHVASVVREHPKRFVGLGTVPLQSPELAVRELERCVKELGLSGVQIGSHVNDWNLSDEKLFPFFQAASELGASIFVHPWDMMGEAKMQKYWLPWLVGMPAEMSLAMCSLIFGGVLERLPRLRFAFAHGGGAFPGTLGRIEHGFEARPDLVAVDNKVPPREYLGRFWVDSLVHDADTLRFIVKLFGQDKVALGSDYPFPLGELRPGALIESLTELSSDAREQLLWKNALAWLGRSREDFAP from the coding sequence TTGAAGGTCGACATCCACACGCACCTGCTCCCCGAGAAGCTGCCGCGCTTCGCCGAGCGCTACGGGTACGGCGGCTTCATCACGCTGGACCACCACGCGCCGTGCCGCGCGCGGATGCTGCGCGACGACGGGAAGTTCTTCCGGGAGGTCGAGAGCAACTGCTGGGACCCGGTCAAGCGCATCGAGGAATGCGACGACGTGGGCGTCCACGTGCAGGTCATCTCCACCGTGCCGGTGATGTTCAGCTACTGGACGCAGCCGGAGCATGGGCTGGACCTGTCGCGCTTCCTCAATGACCACGTGGCCTCGGTGGTGCGCGAGCACCCCAAGCGCTTCGTGGGACTGGGCACGGTGCCGCTGCAGTCGCCGGAGCTGGCGGTGCGGGAGCTGGAGCGGTGCGTGAAGGAGCTGGGGCTTTCGGGCGTGCAGATTGGCAGCCACGTCAACGACTGGAACCTCTCCGACGAGAAGCTCTTCCCGTTCTTCCAGGCGGCGAGCGAGCTGGGCGCGTCCATCTTCGTCCACCCGTGGGACATGATGGGCGAGGCGAAGATGCAGAAGTACTGGCTGCCGTGGCTGGTGGGCATGCCCGCGGAGATGTCGCTGGCCATGTGCTCGCTCATCTTCGGCGGCGTGCTGGAGCGGCTGCCCAGGCTGCGCTTCGCCTTCGCGCACGGCGGCGGCGCGTTCCCCGGGACGCTGGGCCGAATCGAGCACGGCTTCGAGGCTCGGCCGGACCTGGTGGCGGTGGACAACAAGGTGCCGCCGCGCGAGTACCTGGGCCGCTTCTGGGTGGACTCGCTGGTGCATGACGCGGACACGCTGCGCTTCATCGTGAAGCTGTTCGGCCAGGACAAGGTGGCGCTGGGCAGTGACTATCCGTTCCCCCTGGGCGAGCTGCGCCCGGGCGCCCTCATCGAATCGCTGACGGAGCTTTCATCCGACGCGCGCGAGCAGCTCCTGTGGAAGAACGCCCTGGCGTGGCTGGGGCGCTCGCGCGAGGACTTCGCCCCATGA
- the nbaC gene encoding 3-hydroxyanthranilate 3,4-dioxygenase, whose protein sequence is MGRLTPINFKKWIDEHRHLLKPPVGNQQVWADREFMVTVVGGPNARTDFHINEGEEFFYQLEGTMNLRVLDDGKPVDIPISEGEIFLLPPKVPHSPQRPAGTVGLVLERRRLPHEMDGFMWMCPSCGEKLYEEFVHVTNLVTQLPPIFEHFYGNDANCTCKKCGTKVTKGGPSR, encoded by the coding sequence ATGGGCCGCCTGACCCCCATCAACTTCAAGAAGTGGATCGACGAGCACCGCCACCTGCTCAAGCCGCCTGTCGGCAACCAGCAGGTCTGGGCGGACCGTGAGTTCATGGTCACCGTCGTCGGCGGCCCCAACGCGCGCACGGACTTCCACATCAACGAGGGCGAGGAGTTCTTCTACCAGCTGGAGGGCACGATGAACCTGCGCGTGCTCGACGACGGCAAGCCCGTGGACATCCCCATCTCCGAGGGGGAGATCTTCCTGCTGCCGCCCAAGGTGCCGCACTCGCCCCAGCGCCCCGCGGGCACGGTGGGGCTGGTGCTGGAGCGCCGCCGCCTGCCGCACGAGATGGACGGCTTCATGTGGATGTGCCCGTCCTGCGGCGAGAAGCTCTACGAGGAGTTCGTGCACGTCACCAACCTCGTGACGCAGCTGCCGCCCATCTTCGAGCACTTCTACGGCAACGACGCCAACTGCACCTGCAAGAAGTGCGGGACGAAGGTGACCAAGGGAGGGCCTTCGCGTTGA
- a CDS encoding RidA family protein, whose translation MSTSERVDSQKAPEPVGLYPHARRVGNLLFLSGVGPRERGTKKIPGVELDAEGHITSYDIEAQCHSVFRNVRYILEDAGSSWDKLVDVTVYLTDMKKDFPTYNRLWAEYFKDNPPCRTTLEINRLPTPIAIELKCIATIGDE comes from the coding sequence GTGAGCACCAGTGAGCGAGTCGATTCCCAGAAGGCCCCGGAGCCCGTGGGCCTGTATCCCCACGCACGGCGTGTGGGCAACTTGTTGTTCCTGTCGGGCGTGGGCCCGCGCGAGCGCGGGACGAAGAAGATTCCCGGCGTGGAGCTGGACGCCGAGGGCCACATCACCTCGTACGACATCGAGGCGCAGTGCCACTCGGTGTTCCGCAACGTCCGCTACATCCTGGAGGACGCGGGCTCCTCCTGGGACAAGCTGGTGGACGTCACGGTGTACCTGACGGACATGAAGAAGGACTTCCCCACGTACAACCGCCTGTGGGCGGAGTACTTCAAGGACAACCCGCCGTGCAGGACGACGCTCGAGATCAACCGGCTGCCCACGCCGATCGCCATCGAGCTCAAGTGCATCGCCACCATCGGAGATGAATGA